gaatcatgtgacattaGCGTAATAGATGAAGGAAAAACTTATTCTTATATTCCAGCACGAAGCATGATCACCAGGAAATTAGTGGCCAACACATCATTTTGAAATAGGATTAAGATCAACCATATAATGTCTGCCGAgctaataatttaaatgaaactCGAGAGTAAAGTACACATGTCACATACGTCCTATGGAATCGGGGGCAAAATCCACCAACGAACCAAATGGATATCCTTCCCTCCGGTGATGCATACGAGACATGACAGTACACAAATGAGCAAAGCGGGCCTAAATCAAGAAACACAAAATGTTATTAGTTTAAGGATACCTATTATGATTCTTGAAAATGATATAAACGAACTTACCTGTTCCATCAAATTGCGAACAGCCAATGCTGGTCTTGGTAAACCATGGGCCGAAGTTGCACTTTGAACTCCACCAGAGATTGGTGTTCTGAACAGCCCTGCCCTGGTGCCTCCTCCAATTCCACTTCCTGATGGGGCAGATGTTGATACATTCTTCAAAGAATCATCAAAACTCTTCTTAGGACTTGGCGTTGGATTGGTATTACCCTTCAGAATGTTAAACAAGCCATCACAACAAAGCCGAAGCAGCCATTTCTAATACTCGTCACAAACTAAAATGTAAAACAAATGTTCTACTTCTAATCAGCCATACTATTggccagaaaaaaaaataaataaaaataaaaattaagcaCTTGGAAAAATGTTTCAGGAGAAAATTTAACTTCGGAACAGGATAACCTTGATAAACATAAAAGTCTGAAACTCAAAAACGTCCAACTTTTAGAGAACATAGTGTGCTCGTTAAAAAAGAAATCAGTCTCTGGCGTACAAAGTTGCTGTAAGCATCACCTTTAGTCATTGATGGTCAACAgcatttcaaacaaaaaaatttggaaCAAAAGAACACATAGTGCAAATATTATCCTTGTATATACATCTAAGGCTCTAACCCTTCAGTTACTTAGTTCCACCATCATCCAAGTTTGAAATGCAATAGACAGAGAGCAGTGCttaaaaaaaactgatcaaacTTTCCCCACTTCCTACATTAGGTTGCGCACTATTCACTATAGGTACATTCATAGTGTTAAAACAAGGCCGCATaaaagttttcaaaacaaacgaacCGATATTTCTCGCGTTGTAATTGGTGAAGGCGTTGAAATAACCACGTTTTGGCCATATCTTGACCGATATTTAGTCGTTATGATAACCATGTCACTCTCGTTACCGCATCATTGTTCTGTAATCGTGATCGCGatcgttaccgcatttttacactataggTGCATTACTACATAGTTCatgttaaacataaaaaataacccAAATCAAATTTTGAGCTTTGATCAAACAAAGCCAAGGTCTAAATACTACTATGAACCAACTTGGGATGGTTCAAAGAAGACTCGTACAAGAAACAAGGCTGCAGAACAAAGCAAAGGAAAAGACTCAACAGAAGAAAATGAAGACACAGAACTCAAAACATCAGCACAACAGAGTCTGACAGAAATTGGCAACCAGCTGACCTTGCAGACCTTGCCCAGATCAACCAAGAAGGATTCAGAAGCCGTGGAAGGTGATATTGGAATCTTGACACATGGACCTTCGTACCGTGGCCCAAGAACATTACTATACATCGTAAACAACCCACAAGAATCAGTGGTGAAGGTCACCCAGTCAGCAGATAGTTCAAAACAGAACAGAACAGAACTGATGGCATCTACTGACCAGCAGACCCTGTGAGCCCTAGCCAGAGCGTATCTTCAGCCCTGCTGGATCACCAAGGGTAGAAGTGGAATCTCTACGCTACAATCTTTCCTCCAAGGCTCACAACCAACATTATCAATTTCTGCAAAGACACTAGAAAACAGGTGGAAGGTCGCCTGGTTAACGGATGACTGTCAAATAGTCAGACTGCATAGTTTAGCTTAGTTGTTCTTCTTTTaatgtgcacatgttttgcacATGTCCTTTAATGACCGTTATAGTTAGTTTCTGAGTCATTATTAATCTGCTTGTTTTTGTCCCATCCATAAAAGTCTATATATAGATGGCCTTAGCTTTGTAAACAGGCACTTTTTGAGTTTTGAGAAATAACAAATCATTGGATTTCAGTCCTTTGTTTTTCCTTGAGTGTGTATGTATTCAAcgatcttgagtagtgcaagatcatcaccttttgcaactgagagtagtccttggttgTAATTAGGGAATTATTGGCCTTGGAGAACCAaaaactcctagtctttcaattcAAGAATCACCCTTGTAGTGTTGTTCTGTTTGTTGAGAAGACATTCACTGTGTTGATTGTGTTTGGGGTTTTTTGGCGGTCCAACTGTGGAGGATTGAAGGCTGGTTTATTTCTTCACATCGCACTGAATATTCCCACCCCAAATTCAGTCCATACTATCAAGGTTTATTCAGACTAATGCCATGCCTTCCTATTAATTCCAAATTTCTAACCAACCTCTTGCAATGCTGAAACACATCAAAGCTCCTACACAGCTGGTTTAAGAGTAATAGAAATCCTATTATAATAACATGATGAAAAGTCACAAACCACAACCTTACAAGTTACAAGTTACAAAacccttaatttcaaatttcaccATTATAAATTTCCCTTTTGTACAAAAACTGTACAATCAATCAAGAATCGAAATCATACATCATGAAATTATATTACTCCAAAAAGTTCACAACTTTGAACCTAAATAATGAACCCTCTTAGAAACCCTACATAAAAAGTTCTCTACTTTGTACCATACTCATCTGTTCCTTCAAAAGCCTACATAAATCTCACTTTGAACTAATACACACATTATAGCACAACAATCCAAGAGTGAAATTCATGTCAACCACATTCTAAACTTACCATGAAAAATgcttattaaaagaaaaaatgaaggCATAAAACCAGGAGATTATGAATTACCTGAGCAACATCAAGAATATCTTCAAAGACTAAACCATTCCCATCATCAGATTCTGAGTTCTTATCATTTTCACCTGAAACTTCTTTAGAAACAGCCACAATCATTGATGACCCAGAAATCCCAGCCCTTTCAGAATTTCTTACCCATGAAGAAAGATTCaaacttttattgattttcaaaGACCCAGTTCGATTATTCCATGGTTTGATCATAAATTGAGGCAGGTGAGAATCTGGACATATGTTTGTTTCTGGAATTTTTGACGATAATACAGAGCTTGAAAGGGTTTCCATGGTAGAAACTCTATCCCTATCTAACAAACAAGATATCAAAAACTGGGAaaggaaaaaagtaaaaataaatccGCTTTTAAATAGAAATTTGAACAAATTTCATAAACTTCTTCTGCGCTAAATAATGCTTTTAaatatgaagaacaaggagaaatgAAGACTATGAACAGAAAAAGAGAATCCCAACTTGGTGGAAACTGGAAAAAGAAGCTTAGGAAAATGGATCCGATCGATGAGCTTTTTATCACAAAACTTGGTAATTAACCCAAATTATTTTGGGCTTTCTATATGCAAGTGTGTTCTGAAACTAGCCCACTACCATTATACTTCTTTTCTTAGCAAGTGTTTGTAGTAtgattttattagattgtatgatatgatttaaaaagtttaattttagtatttaaattaatttaattatttaatttctatgttatgtaaattttaataaagtatAACTCATAGTATTTTtaaccttatttatatcattttatgtGAGAAAATTTTCTTGTTGATtagtattataaaaatattcaaattatttactttataagataataaatttacggtgtataacaaatttaaattaacaATTTATCTAATATAGCTCAATCTAAACcataataattcaatttattttgttttaaaaattggtaaaagcaattcaattaatttttaaaatagctaaaaatgacataatgattaatttttgaaattgctaAAAAGAGCTAAAATCAATCTAAACCATAGAATATATTCATCTGatatctcgttagattcgtcttaatgtatactttttcgttatatatatatatatatatatatatatatatatatatatatatatatatatatatatatatatatatatagtatcattgcgtatttagaaatattaaagctcaaaatttactttcaaaactgtaaaaaaaataaataaaaagaaaaaaacaaagggAGTAAATGTCAAATATTTTGGGCAAGCTATGTTGTACAATTGTACTcttcgttcttttttttttgtccgCTTCAaatttttccactttagaagagaaaaatttaatttgatttaaaagtatatatattaaagacaaaatatattcatgtggggtcttattagattcgtcttgatgcaaagaattttaatatagaattttttaaattttttataatacatacttaaaaatattgaagattaaaatttgctttgaatgcgtgtaaaaagtaaattgaaaaaaaaaaggttgatGTAGTAAAAGTAATAGTTAAAGGAATTTAAGGCGTATATGATATAAGATTAAAGAAAGCTAATTTTCATAGGCATTTTTCTAATTCAAGGACTGATGAAGATGATTATTATTGGAGGAAAAAGCTATGGTATATTTGACTAATTGTTAGACCCTACAAAGCTACATTTCTCATCTATATCTAATACTTCTACATAGACTTCCTCAAGTCTTAAAAGTTGcctttgaaaaatatataattcaaatttataaatataaattttaattttatattctatATTTGAGAGTGCTTAAGAATAAAAATTGTTAATAGAGGAGGGAGAAAAATGAAGTTTATGAAGTTTATCTAGTTTGGGAAAAGGGGATAAGTAACTACTTAGTTGTTAAATTGGAGAatgattaaatttaaatagtcGTTCTAAAATTTTGAATTCACAACTGATCATTTTAACTTGTAAGTGATGaataaattgtaaattatacaaaataaaagagttcgcatatttatattaattttttcagaTGACATTATTTAGAGTATTTATTATCAGATTTgcgatgatgatgattacattgatttcattttattagttaccattactttttttatgatttttaagtataatttgaatatatatatatatatatatatatatatatatatatatatatatatatatatttatgtatatatttatatatacatatatatatatatatatatatatttaataaaaaattttaagaattatACATCAAGAAAAATCTAATCAAACCTCAAATagatttattttaacttttatgtaTCTATAACAAATGAGTGAATGACGTCGAATTTGTCTCCTTCCTCATATTAAACACGAAGTTATTGCAATAGTAACTGACTTTTATACATACAAGATCGTTTTTGATCATAGACAAGATagacattaattaaaaaatatacaacgcgtttacatttataataataagtataatataTAGAATTcgtctcttttattttttttcaaatactcattttaattagaatagcTGGTATGATATTTTGAGTTTGAAAGGAATGATATACccattgaaaaatatatatgaacAAAGAATAGGACATAGGATCACTATGAAACGTATAATAAGTTGAGTGATGTGAGCAGTAGACCAACGACCTTATAATAAATTGTATCCATTGGTGGATCAGTAAATGACACGACATAtaccaaaaaattaattaaaatcattgatatatttttttaaatgatatatttttttaaatgagcAGACTGCAAAATGAATAGAGTTGGATAAGAATTGAATATATGCATCACTGAAAATATGATACTTGTTTTAgtatacttataatatttgactttttagtaattttaatcTTACTGCTATTGtactattttcattttaatttacttacaatatttgttttttcacgcaatctaatgtactaattcaattaataatatatttaattatatataataaaaattataaaagtttaatataataatctttgcaatgagacgaatcaaacaagatctcaattaactatgttttaacctataaattaaaaactaatcacaaattaaaagtgatgaataaataatgttatatttctaattttgcaaCTAATTTAGAAGGAAGAAAGTACtacttttcttatatttttttgttgatgcAATATTTCAACTTGTTTTTCATACTAAGTGAAGAAAGAGTAATGACGGATAAAAGCTTTTTTTTCATAACAAGTGTAATTAAATTGGAAATAGCAAAAATTTAGGGTCGAGATCATCAGCCTAATGTCTTGTATAAAGTTACGGTTCAGTGGAGAGAGATTGCGAATATATCATATTCGTATTTTCTTGCGGGAGAGGAAAGGAAAAATACACGCAATCAAAAAGAATCCCAGATTGTGAGAGCCTTGCAAAAAGAACGATGAATAACACCAAGATAACGTCAGATAATTAACCTGCACAATTCTTATTAATCTACACATTCCTCCCAAAATATTAAAACTCTTgtatcttttttattcttctcatttggaatataagaaaaaaattcaaaagagtaataattaaaagcaataaaaaaaagACATTCACAATATCCCGTATAGGGATGGGTCCAGGTGAGGGGTTTTCTTTTCCTGAAAGAAGCGGACAAATCATACTATGGTCGTATCCCTCAAGGAGGAAGTAAAGAGAGATGCACGCAGTAGAGAAACCTCCCAACTGATACCTGCGTCTGGTAGGAGTCTTAAAACTTTATGCTCTACATGCAGATACTCTATCCATAGAGCCACAAATACTTTTGgttgaaataaataataattgttataGCACGAAATCATAAAAGGAGTAAAGAAATTTAGTAAAAAGAGGAGATAACTATAATAAAGAGAAAGATACCATTAATATGAAAGAATTAACTAAATTTTGTGTTTAAAAATATGTGATACTATTTTGGTAAAATGTGTAaagcaaataaatttttttgtccaAAAGATATctctaacataaaaaaaaatacatgataaaaaattgtgaaattttcatttaaaaaaaaaagagaagaaaaaatataaatatttgtaaACCTTCCTTGAATTACCTTCTCACAATTAAAAAATAGATGAGATTCTTTAGGTTTCATCAAATATCTCATCCAACTTGTGGATTGAAACAATTTATTTAAAGTGGGGTTTGAAAACTAAAAGTTTAGTAATCTTGACTTAATTAGGGGTATGAAGTATGAACCATTCTTAACCATACAttgatcaaaaataataaattttaaattaattaggaCCCTTCATTTCTTCCATATCCATTAATATAATCCATCTCTCCAACAAAGTAATTGGTCATTAATGAAGTGGTTACTActaaattaattatcaattgattgaaatttttatgtccccttttaattatattttaattttgaaaactttatgaataaattatgtcCTTTCCTTTTGTTCTTTAGGGTGCAACATTCATGATTTCATGTGGCTCATAATAATGATCTTCAATCTTGGGAATCTAATGCTTTACATCACCTTTGGAAGCGCCTATTGTAATACAAGTACTCCTCAggtatttaataaaaaaatatagaaaaatgagacaaaaataaaactataaaatacTGACTCagataaaaatgtaaattaatatataaataataattaaataaagaataatataaatcatGATTAAAATGAGACATATTTGATGAAACATATTAATCTTATTTATAAgtttattctttctttctttGAGTGCGTCTACGTATTTacttcatatatttatatttattttactgtttttttctttaactacaaattaatttaacaatttATAAAGATTAATGCTATTTCAAAGAGACTATACAGCACTTCTCccaaaaatgtaaaaattttaTTCGACTTTCTTTTAGAAAACCTTTTAAGTATACACCAATTAAAATGTAAACATATTAATTGtgtattttaataaatatttaatgcaTATAAGTATCTCAtgaattcatttatttattattttagactttgttaaaaattattcttttaggGGTTTTCGGCTTATAGCGTTATAAAATAGTATGAGAAAAGGGAAGAGACTAATataaattaaactcaaattacttttgaaaaaaatactACATACtctaaataagataaaatttgattctcattaatattttctataatacaaaaaattacatatgAATGTACTTTAATATATTTCATGCAACAAATATTAAACTCTAATTTCAATTATATTAATGAGTTGTGAGGATCAAGTTAGTATTATGTTACTTATGTCAATTACATCAACAACCCCACTTTAGGAAAAAGAAAGAGACATTTTGGATTATTTcatgtatttatttaatttctacCTTGTAAAGTCAATTGGCATACTTTTATTTACgaaatagaatttttaaaattgactATGAATTGTAAATGAAGTTTTCTTTAGAATTCTTTAATTATGTTTCGACTCTTCAATCACATAAATATTACATTCTCACCTTTTATTTGTGTTTTAAGATTTGTgtcaaaaaactataaattcacagtttaaaatatattatatactctcttcattctttaatgttcttctcatttggaatatttcactctaaagagagaaaaatttgattaatgtttttgacacatatttaaaagataaaatatatccatgtgagatctcgttagaatcgttttaatgtatacttttttgttatgtattttttataattttttttattatgtgtatttagagatattgaagtttaaaatttgctttataaactttgcaaaaagtaaacggaaaaaataaaaggagatggagagagtattatattatatatatcaaatttatcttttattttattatttaatttttaaaatatattattattcttttgggCATTTTTAGCTTTGATCTTTTAACCAATATCATAACAATGATGCATGTTTTTGGTACTAGTCCTAGTTGTATCAAAGATGATCAGTACTTCAATAGGAGTACACATCATTTAGAAAGATTTCTCAAATGAATTCAGAAtcaatatattttcaaaaatctattaaagtttaaaaaagcTAATGCTTCAATTATTTAATCGAAATCTTCTACTTCACATAAATTTTAAGTTTCCAAATACAACGTAATTGAAATTTAGTCCCCAACATATTTTTTTGAGACAAATAATCACAGCATTTTAATTGTTACGATGAAAATTCCTTTCAAAACTTATGTAAAGAAAAGGTGAACAAAGTTGTAGT
The sequence above is drawn from the Amaranthus tricolor cultivar Red isolate AtriRed21 chromosome 5, ASM2621246v1, whole genome shotgun sequence genome and encodes:
- the LOC130813201 gene encoding uncharacterized protein LOC130813201, with the protein product METLSSSVLSSKIPETNICPDSHLPQFMIKPWNNRTGSLKINKSLNLSSWVRNSERAGISGSSMIVAVSKEVSGENDKNSESDDGNGLVFEDILDVAQGNTNPTPSPKKSFDDSLKNVSTSAPSGSGIGGGTRAGLFRTPISGGVQSATSAHGLPRPALAVRNLMEQARFAHLCTVMSRMHHRREGYPFGSLVDFAPDSIGHPIFSFSPLAIHTRNLSADPRCTLVVQIPGWSGLSNARVTLFGDVVPLPEDQQEWAHKQYIKKHQQGPSQQWGNFYYFRMQNISDIYFIGGFGTVAWVDVKEYENLNPDKIALEGGEQYLKELNAIFSKPLKKILSTEIEVDDAALISLDSRGTDVRVRHGAQFNIQRISFEEGHSVETLEQAKSALQNLINKGKVRNIQI